A window of the Tunturibacter empetritectus genome harbors these coding sequences:
- a CDS encoding sigma-54-dependent transcriptional regulator produces the protein MDRMLRTGFETAGAGTSSAGGVSVLSERTNSERRRDDGGADSPSGVLVGVSPVLSTISAPDARAHAVSSAEHLGLLHVLVVDDDEAVRKACCEIAAGMGFEVVGAESATAARAILKQRRIDLLLLDLKLPGGGGLPLLEQVKALHPEMAVIVMTAFATVSSAVEAMRIGAGDYLTKPFALEELTAVLERTGQQLHMDVQSRQLRERLRTQQGMGGLVGRSPEMEKLYRILSKVAYSTHPVLILGESGTGKELVARSIHFNGPNAAKPFVPVDCGSLVPTLIESELFGHVKGAFTGADRAKEGLLASAEGGTVFLDEIGELPLDLQAKLLRALQEKEVRPVGATQARPISARVLAATNRDLATMVEQGRFRKDLYFRLNVVNLRIPPLRDRREDIAVLATHFLKQMEKETGVERSFSDSMLRTMAEYDWPGNVRELENAIERACALSSGPVLHLGDLPTQLQNFRMQQGPAIHAVEEDGMGRETVGASQGGGIVSIAEMERQAILGTIRQLKGDKLMAAKLLGIGKTTLYRKLKEYGITEGMGD, from the coding sequence ATGGATCGCATGCTAAGGACGGGTTTCGAGACGGCGGGAGCGGGAACCAGTAGCGCAGGAGGTGTTTCGGTGTTGAGCGAGAGAACGAATAGTGAGCGGAGAAGAGACGATGGGGGAGCGGATTCGCCATCGGGAGTGCTGGTGGGCGTGTCACCGGTCTTGTCGACGATTTCGGCGCCGGATGCGAGAGCGCATGCGGTGAGCTCTGCAGAACATCTAGGGCTGCTGCATGTGCTGGTGGTCGATGATGATGAGGCAGTGCGGAAGGCTTGCTGCGAGATTGCTGCGGGGATGGGATTTGAGGTGGTGGGTGCCGAGAGCGCTACGGCGGCGCGGGCGATCCTGAAGCAGAGGCGGATTGATCTGTTGCTGCTGGATCTGAAGCTGCCGGGTGGTGGCGGGCTGCCGCTGCTGGAGCAGGTAAAGGCGCTGCATCCGGAGATGGCGGTGATTGTGATGACGGCGTTTGCTACGGTGTCGTCTGCGGTGGAGGCGATGCGGATTGGTGCGGGAGACTATCTGACCAAGCCGTTTGCGCTGGAGGAGTTGACGGCGGTGCTCGAGCGTACCGGGCAGCAGCTGCACATGGATGTTCAGAGCCGGCAGCTTCGCGAGAGGCTGAGGACCCAGCAGGGGATGGGTGGGCTGGTGGGCCGGTCTCCGGAGATGGAGAAGCTGTATCGGATCTTGTCGAAGGTGGCTTATTCGACGCATCCGGTTTTGATCCTGGGCGAGAGTGGGACGGGCAAGGAGTTGGTGGCGCGGTCGATCCACTTCAATGGGCCGAATGCGGCGAAGCCGTTTGTGCCTGTGGACTGCGGGTCGCTGGTGCCTACGCTGATTGAGAGCGAGTTGTTCGGGCATGTGAAGGGGGCATTCACGGGAGCGGATCGCGCGAAGGAGGGACTGCTGGCCTCTGCCGAGGGCGGGACGGTGTTTCTGGATGAGATTGGCGAGTTGCCGCTGGATCTCCAGGCGAAGCTGTTGCGGGCACTGCAGGAGAAGGAGGTTCGGCCGGTGGGGGCGACGCAGGCCAGGCCGATCTCGGCGCGGGTGCTGGCGGCGACCAATCGCGACCTTGCGACGATGGTGGAGCAGGGGCGGTTTCGCAAGGATCTTTATTTTCGTTTGAACGTGGTGAATCTCAGGATTCCTCCGCTGCGGGACCGGCGCGAGGATATTGCGGTGCTGGCGACGCACTTTCTGAAGCAGATGGAGAAGGAGACTGGAGTGGAGAGAAGCTTCTCGGACTCGATGCTGCGGACGATGGCGGAGTACGACTGGCCGGGCAATGTGCGGGAGTTGGAGAATGCGATCGAGCGGGCGTGTGCGCTGTCGTCGGGGCCGGTGCTGCATCTGGGCGATCTGCCGACACAGCTGCAGAACTTTCGCATGCAGCAGGGGCCGGCGATCCATGCGGTTGAGGAAGACGGAATGGGGCGGGAGACGGTGGGCGCTTCGCAGGGCGGCGGGATCGTGTCGATTGCGGAGATGGAGAGGCAGGCCATCCTGGGGACGATTCGGCAGTTGAAGGGCGATAAGCTGATGGCGGCGAAGCTGCTTGGGATCGGGAAGACGACGCTGTACCGGAAGCTTAAGGAGTATGGGATTACGGAGGGGATGGGGGATTAA
- the rph gene encoding ribonuclease PH: MSVTTVTTATPSPQIFRPDHRSADALRQVRITPHYIAMAEGSVLMESGNTRVLCNATIEQGVPGWLRNSGRGWVTAEYGMLPRATLTRTARESERGKVGGRTHEIQRLIGRSLRSVVDMKALGERTIILDCDVLQADGGTRTAAITGACVALALALGKLLKAGTLKTSPLKQMVAATSVGIVDGHVLLDLAYEEDSRAAVDMNVVMLANGGLVETQATAEHDSYTRTQLGQMLDYAEKGIHELLAAQREILNQIS, encoded by the coding sequence ATGTCCGTAACCACCGTAACCACCGCCACACCCTCCCCCCAGATCTTCCGCCCCGACCACCGCTCTGCCGACGCCCTCCGCCAGGTCCGCATCACCCCGCACTACATCGCCATGGCCGAAGGCTCCGTCCTCATGGAGTCCGGCAACACCCGCGTCCTCTGCAACGCCACCATCGAGCAGGGCGTCCCCGGCTGGCTCCGCAACTCCGGCCGCGGCTGGGTCACCGCCGAGTACGGCATGCTCCCACGAGCCACCCTCACCCGCACCGCACGCGAGAGCGAACGCGGCAAGGTCGGCGGCCGCACCCACGAGATCCAGCGCCTCATCGGCCGTTCCCTCCGCAGCGTAGTCGACATGAAAGCTCTCGGCGAGCGCACCATCATCCTCGATTGCGACGTCCTCCAGGCCGATGGCGGAACCCGCACCGCAGCCATCACCGGGGCCTGCGTCGCCCTCGCACTCGCTCTCGGCAAGCTACTCAAGGCTGGCACCTTGAAAACATCCCCACTCAAACAAATGGTCGCCGCCACCTCGGTCGGCATCGTCGACGGCCATGTTCTGCTCGACCTCGCCTACGAAGAGGACTCCCGCGCCGCCGTCGACATGAACGTCGTCATGCTGGCCAACGGTGGCCTCGTCGAGACCCAGGCCACTGCCGAACACGACTCCTACACCCGCACTCAGCTAGGCCAGATGCTCGACTACGCTGAAAAGGGCATTCACGAACTCCTCGCAGCACAGCGTGAAATCCTGAACCAGATAAGTTAA
- a CDS encoding sensor histidine kinase produces the protein MQSSTASGPESYSGKFAALRHVTRQMGLGGLAMPTVRKTVDAPAAAEVAAIAGVAIAGVAEGAGLAHDAGNLLGALSLYSDLLALPGVLHDEHKEYANELRMLSDRSWAMIDRLVNHARAGRATKGLGEFAVLPDVVDRCRGLLSRVAGRTVEISYGVGAFQAVKVPVESVERILTNLVKNAAEATPWVGAISIHVEGVLQEGENEGEEPRRRVVMTVSDRGCGMDKAAVLRLMQAGGISSANGRGLGFRVVRELVAIAGGVVSIDSQPEVGTSISVEWSAMKRLDAVVEQERFEIEEFEMTEKRMNDSTVKMVVRGEAGWIAC, from the coding sequence ATGCAGAGCAGTACTGCCTCGGGGCCAGAGAGTTATTCAGGGAAGTTTGCGGCACTTCGCCACGTGACACGCCAGATGGGTCTTGGTGGGTTGGCGATGCCGACGGTGCGCAAGACGGTGGATGCGCCTGCTGCCGCGGAGGTGGCGGCGATTGCGGGCGTGGCGATTGCGGGTGTGGCGGAGGGCGCGGGACTGGCGCATGACGCGGGGAATCTGCTGGGGGCGCTGAGTCTCTACTCTGACTTGCTGGCGCTGCCTGGAGTGCTGCATGACGAGCATAAGGAATATGCCAACGAGTTGAGGATGTTGAGCGATCGCAGCTGGGCGATGATTGACCGGCTGGTGAATCATGCGCGGGCGGGCCGGGCGACGAAGGGGTTGGGTGAGTTTGCCGTGCTGCCGGATGTGGTGGATCGATGCAGAGGGCTGCTGAGCCGGGTGGCGGGGCGGACGGTGGAGATCTCTTATGGTGTGGGCGCGTTTCAGGCGGTGAAGGTGCCGGTGGAGTCGGTGGAACGGATACTGACGAACCTGGTGAAGAACGCAGCGGAGGCGACGCCTTGGGTGGGAGCGATCTCGATCCATGTGGAGGGCGTGCTGCAGGAGGGAGAGAACGAAGGCGAGGAGCCGCGGCGCAGGGTGGTGATGACGGTGAGCGATCGTGGCTGCGGGATGGATAAGGCTGCGGTGCTGAGGTTGATGCAGGCTGGCGGGATCTCTTCTGCGAATGGGAGGGGGCTGGGCTTTCGCGTGGTACGGGAGCTGGTGGCTATCGCGGGTGGAGTTGTGAGTATCGACAGCCAGCCGGAGGTGGGGACGAGCATCTCGGTGGAGTGGAGTGCGATGAAACGGCTGGACGCGGTGGTCGAGCAGGAGAGGTTTGAGATAGAGGAGTTTGAGATGACCGAGAAGCGCATGAATGATTCGACGGTGAAGATGGTAGTGCGGGGAGAGGCAGGATGGATCGCATGCTAA